The following proteins come from a genomic window of Candidatus Bostrichicola ureolyticus:
- the rlmB gene encoding 23S rRNA (guanosine(2251)-2'-O)-methyltransferase RlmB, which produces MIYIYGIRPIIEAIKSGKTIYNILIQEGYKKSNYIEIFNFIKKKNIPLQIVNSLNHINNKNHQGIIAYISQIHYSKIDQLLPRIYEKGKNPLLLILDSITDVKNFGAIIRTAASTGVNAIIFSNKNIAPINADSIKTSSGCLFKIPICKENNLKKTILYIKNYGIHIVAATEKKGFLWYENDFSIPTAIILGSEKNGISSSILVLCNKKIKLPMQRNVDSLNVSVACGAILYEAVRQRKLI; this is translated from the coding sequence ATGATATATATTTATGGTATACGGCCAATAATAGAAGCTATTAAATCAGGAAAAACTATTTATAATATTTTAATACAAGAAGGTTATAAGAAATCAAATTATATTGAAATTTTCAATTTTATTAAAAAAAAAAATATACCGTTACAAATTGTTAATTCATTAAATCATATTAACAATAAAAATCATCAAGGTATTATAGCTTATATATCACAAATACATTATTCTAAAATAGATCAATTATTACCTAGAATATATGAAAAAGGAAAAAATCCTTTATTACTTATATTGGATAGCATAACTGATGTAAAAAATTTTGGAGCTATAATTCGGACGGCTGCTTCTACAGGTGTAAATGCTATTATTTTCTCAAATAAAAATATAGCTCCCATAAATGCAGATTCAATAAAAACATCATCAGGATGTCTATTCAAAATACCAATATGTAAAGAAAATAATTTAAAAAAAACAATTTTATATATTAAAAATTATGGTATACATATAGTCGCAGCTACAGAAAAAAAAGGTTTTCTTTGGTATGAAAATGATTTCTCTATTCCTACTGCTATAATTTTAGGAAGTGAAAAAAATGGAATATCTTCATCAATTTTAGTTCTTTGCAATAAAAAAATTAAACTTCCTATGCAAAGAAATGTTGACTCATTAAATGTATCAGTAGCTTGTGGCGCTATTTTATATGAAGCTGTAAGACAACGTAAATTAATATAA
- the pheS gene encoding phenylalanine--tRNA ligase subunit alpha — MIKIIKKLEEEIKLFEINNIEEIENFKKKFISKKGVITQLIKEIKYLSEEDKKNIGLAINNLKTNVLTKINFYKQKFSKKKKYNSLKDLTIYSNLFEIGSRHPISILRNKILNIFYKKGFTFIEGPEIEDDWHNFTALNFPYDHPARDMQDTFFIKEKMLLRTHTSSVQIRYMENNKPPIRILSYGKVYRKEVISSRSHCLFHQIEGLYVNTNVSFIDLKQIIEYFTKSLFNDTPIRLRPSYFPFTEPSAEVDIYLGLNNKINKFITNNTGWLEIMGCGMVDPYVLQNVNIDPEIYSGFAFGLGIERIALSYFNINDIRIFFENDVRFLKQFKSSLY, encoded by the coding sequence ATGATTAAAATAATAAAAAAATTAGAAGAAGAAATTAAATTATTTGAAATAAATAATATTGAAGAAATAGAAAATTTTAAAAAAAAATTTATTAGTAAAAAAGGTGTAATTACACAATTAATTAAAGAAATTAAATATTTATCTGAAGAAGATAAAAAAAATATTGGTTTAGCCATTAATAATTTAAAAACAAATGTTTTAACTAAAATTAATTTTTATAAACAAAAATTTTCTAAAAAAAAAAAATATAATTCTTTAAAAGATTTAACAATATATAGTAATTTATTTGAAATAGGTTCTAGACATCCAATATCTATTCTAAGAAATAAAATTTTAAATATTTTTTATAAAAAAGGATTTACTTTTATTGAAGGTCCTGAAATAGAAGATGATTGGCATAATTTTACTGCTTTAAATTTTCCTTATGATCATCCAGCTAGAGATATGCAAGATACTTTTTTTATTAAAGAAAAAATGTTATTACGTACACATACTTCTTCAGTACAAATACGTTATATGGAAAATAATAAACCTCCTATACGAATTTTATCATATGGAAAAGTATATCGTAAAGAAGTTATTTCATCACGGTCTCATTGTTTATTTCATCAAATTGAAGGTTTATATGTAAATACTAATGTTTCTTTCATAGATCTTAAACAAATTATAGAATATTTTACTAAGTCATTATTTAATGATACTCCTATTAGATTAAGACCATCATATTTTCCATTTACTGAACCTAGTGCAGAAGTAGATATTTATTTAGGGTTAAATAATAAAATAAATAAATTTATTACTAATAATACTGGATGGTTAGAAATTATGGGTTGTGGAATGGTTGATCCATATGTATTACAAAATGTCAATATAGATCCTGAAATCTATTCAGGTTTTGCTTTTGGATTAGGTATTGAACGAATAGCATTGTCATATTTTAATATAAATGATATTAGAATCTTTTTTGAAAATGATGTTCGTTTTTTAAAACAATTTAAAAGTAGTTTATATTAA
- a CDS encoding endonuclease, producing MKKKNYFKILIIVFFILNISFFLPQFLQKSKKSYKIATIAFYNVENLFDTIKSIDYINGFLSPYNPSFHLSIPLDSNLAKQTPIYKGLYSDYIFFKKKIKVLRPLAFSNDFTPNGIKKWTLKRYKIKLKHISKVISEIKPVILGLAEVENKKVLLDLVNQPVLKKYNYEIIHYNSYDTRGIDCGIIYQKKRFFPTKTKHYVIYGLYTRDILLVEGKLDGEYIYVIVNHWPSKIGKNSDYKRYKASKVLGSILKEIQNKNKNAKIIIMGDFNDNPNTSSIKLISNKKYKIFNTMNNICTKTKGTYMYKNKWNCLDQIMLSYNLINNLNNYHMYKIEIFKKRYLIKSGSKQPFRTFKGNKYLGGYSDHLPVYIILIKKLN from the coding sequence ATGAAAAAAAAGAATTATTTTAAAATACTAATAATAGTATTTTTTATACTAAATATTAGTTTTTTTTTACCCCAATTTTTACAAAAATCTAAAAAATCTTATAAAATAGCTACTATAGCATTTTATAATGTAGAAAATTTATTTGATACAATTAAATCCATTGATTATATTAATGGTTTTTTATCACCTTACAATCCTTCTTTTCATCTAAGTATTCCATTAGATAGTAATCTTGCTAAACAAACTCCTATATACAAAGGTCTATATTCAGATTATATTTTTTTTAAAAAAAAAATTAAAGTATTACGACCTTTAGCATTTAGTAATGATTTTACTCCTAATGGAATTAAAAAATGGACTTTAAAAAGATACAAAATTAAATTAAAGCATATTTCTAAAGTTATATCTGAAATAAAACCAGTTATTTTAGGTTTAGCTGAAGTAGAAAATAAAAAAGTTTTACTAGATTTAGTTAATCAACCTGTTTTGAAAAAATATAATTATGAAATTATTCATTATAATTCTTATGATACTAGAGGAATAGATTGTGGAATAATTTATCAAAAAAAACGATTTTTTCCTACAAAAACAAAACATTATGTAATATATGGTCTATATACTAGAGATATATTATTAGTAGAAGGAAAATTAGATGGAGAATATATTTATGTTATTGTAAATCATTGGCCTTCTAAAATTGGAAAAAATAGCGATTATAAACGTTATAAAGCTTCTAAAGTATTAGGATCCATATTAAAAGAAATTCAAAATAAAAATAAAAATGCAAAAATTATTATTATGGGAGACTTTAATGATAATCCTAACACTTCTTCAATTAAACTTATTTCAAATAAAAAATATAAAATATTTAATACTATGAATAATATTTGTACGAAAACAAAAGGTACTTATATGTATAAAAACAAATGGAATTGCTTAGATCAAATAATGTTATCATATAATTTAATTAATAATTTAAATAACTATCATATGTATAAAATAGAAATTTTTAAAAAACGTTATTTAATAAAATCAGGTAGTAAACAACCATTTAGAACTTTTAAAGGTAATAAATATCTAGGTGGTTATAGTGATCATTTACCAGTTTATATAATTTTAATTAAAAAATTAAATTGA